One segment of Fimbriiglobus ruber DNA contains the following:
- the mutS gene encoding DNA mismatch repair protein MutS, whose product MTPMMQQFRDAKEQHPGMLVLFRNGDFYELFEDDAELGHRVLGLTLTKRDKEIPMAGFPQHKLEHYLGMLLRAGHRVAVCEQMEEAGGGKKIIRREVNRVVTPGTVTEDELLDPRAPNHLAALLRTKAGVYGLAWCDLSTGTFFAADLPERHVPDEAARIAPAECLLPDDQADVLRATLGAALPASVVPRPGWTFDPTSAVDALRKHFQVATFSGFGFDDGQPCLAAAGALLIYLQETLKASLAHVRRLRAYRPESVLVLDEVTRRSLELTRTHRDNLREGSLLALIDRTVTPMGARFLHDTLLAPLKDRTAIEARHDAVEELLNDHQLRGTLRDLLDATSDLQRLTTRVSTARATPKDLAAVARTLRLLPKFKAKLAGRKAPLLGDMDAKLELCPDLRDLLDRALAEDPPYSAKEGGILREGYHAELDDLRKLARDGKDWIARYQAQEVTRTGITSLKVGFTDVMGYYIEITNANETRVPPDYIHERTLKNCKRYSTPRLKEYEEKVVTAQERSQALEFELFLQLRDQIAAQTLRLLQTADILALLDFLAGLADLAASRNYVRPVMTDDPVLNIRDGRHPVLDQVLPPGTFVPNDAAFGPNDGTFWLITGPNMAGKSTFIRQVALVTLLAHIGSFVPAKAATVGITDRIFTRVGASDELNRGQSTFMVEMTEAANILNNATPRSLVILDEIGRGTSTYDGVSLAWAITEYLHDTVGCRALFATHYHELAQLAPALPRLRNYTVQVQELEKEVIFLHKIAPGSADKSYGIHVARLAGVPEPILGRAEQVLASLETRQPLRAAPLTVPPRRPEKPITVDPPERPRRRVKEPTGPSLFGDGQE is encoded by the coding sequence ATGACTCCGATGATGCAACAGTTCCGGGACGCCAAAGAGCAGCACCCCGGAATGCTGGTCCTGTTCCGCAACGGCGACTTCTACGAGCTGTTCGAGGACGACGCCGAACTCGGCCACCGCGTCCTCGGCCTGACCCTGACCAAGCGGGATAAGGAAATCCCGATGGCCGGGTTCCCGCAGCACAAACTCGAACACTACCTCGGTATGCTCCTCCGGGCCGGACACCGGGTCGCCGTCTGCGAACAGATGGAAGAGGCCGGCGGCGGCAAGAAGATCATCCGCCGGGAAGTCAACCGCGTCGTCACGCCCGGGACCGTGACCGAAGACGAACTCCTCGACCCCCGCGCGCCGAACCATCTCGCCGCCCTCCTCCGGACCAAGGCCGGGGTGTACGGGCTGGCGTGGTGCGACCTGTCCACCGGAACCTTTTTCGCGGCCGACCTGCCCGAGCGGCACGTGCCCGACGAGGCGGCCCGGATCGCCCCGGCCGAGTGCCTGCTGCCGGACGACCAGGCCGACGTGCTGCGGGCCACCCTCGGGGCCGCGCTGCCCGCGTCCGTCGTCCCGCGGCCCGGGTGGACGTTCGACCCGACCTCGGCCGTCGACGCCCTCCGCAAGCACTTCCAGGTGGCCACGTTCTCCGGCTTCGGCTTCGACGACGGCCAGCCGTGCCTGGCGGCCGCCGGCGCGCTGCTCATTTACTTGCAGGAAACACTCAAAGCCAGTCTCGCCCACGTCCGCCGGCTCCGCGCGTACCGGCCGGAATCGGTCCTCGTTCTCGACGAAGTGACGCGCCGCAGCCTGGAACTGACCCGCACCCACCGCGACAACCTCCGCGAGGGCTCGCTGCTCGCCCTCATCGACCGGACAGTCACACCGATGGGCGCCCGGTTCCTGCACGACACGCTGCTCGCCCCGCTCAAAGACCGGACTGCCATCGAAGCCCGGCACGACGCGGTCGAGGAACTGCTGAACGACCACCAGCTCCGCGGCACCCTCCGCGACCTGCTCGACGCGACCTCCGACCTCCAGCGGCTGACGACCCGCGTGTCGACCGCCCGGGCGACGCCCAAGGATCTGGCGGCGGTCGCCCGGACGCTCCGGCTGTTGCCCAAGTTCAAGGCCAAGCTCGCCGGCCGGAAGGCGCCGCTCCTGGGCGACATGGACGCCAAGCTGGAACTCTGCCCGGACCTCCGCGACCTGCTTGACCGCGCGCTGGCGGAAGACCCGCCGTACTCGGCGAAGGAAGGCGGCATCCTCCGCGAGGGCTACCACGCCGAACTCGACGACCTGCGGAAACTCGCCCGCGACGGCAAAGACTGGATCGCCCGCTACCAGGCCCAGGAAGTCACCCGCACCGGGATCACAAGCCTGAAGGTCGGATTCACGGACGTGATGGGCTACTACATCGAGATCACGAACGCGAACGAGACCCGCGTCCCCCCGGACTACATCCACGAGCGGACGCTCAAGAACTGCAAGCGGTACAGTACGCCCCGGCTGAAGGAGTACGAAGAGAAGGTCGTCACCGCCCAGGAGCGGAGCCAGGCCCTGGAATTTGAGCTGTTCCTCCAGCTCCGCGACCAGATCGCGGCCCAGACGCTCCGCCTGCTCCAGACCGCCGACATCCTCGCCCTGTTGGACTTCTTGGCCGGGCTGGCGGACCTGGCCGCGAGCCGCAACTACGTCCGCCCGGTGATGACCGACGACCCGGTCCTCAACATCCGCGACGGCCGACACCCTGTTCTCGATCAAGTCCTCCCGCCCGGCACGTTCGTCCCGAACGACGCCGCGTTCGGCCCGAACGACGGGACGTTTTGGCTCATCACCGGCCCGAACATGGCAGGCAAGAGTACGTTCATCCGGCAGGTCGCGCTCGTCACGCTGCTCGCCCACATCGGCAGTTTCGTCCCGGCCAAGGCCGCCACGGTCGGCATCACCGACCGCATCTTCACCCGCGTCGGGGCGAGCGACGAGTTGAATCGCGGACAGAGTACATTCATGGTCGAAATGACCGAGGCCGCGAACATCCTGAACAACGCCACCCCGCGCAGCCTGGTGATTCTCGACGAGATCGGCCGGGGAACCAGTACCTACGACGGCGTGTCGCTCGCGTGGGCGATCACGGAGTACCTGCACGACACCGTCGGCTGCCGGGCGCTGTTCGCCACACACTACCACGAACTCGCGCAACTGGCCCCCGCGCTACCGCGGCTGCGGAACTATACGGTTCAAGTTCAGGAGCTGGAAAAAGAGGTGATCTTCCTACACAAGATCGCGCCGGGCAGCGCGGACAAGAGCTACGGCATCCACGTCGCCCGGCTGGCCGGCGTCCCCGAGCCGATCCTCGGCCGGGCCGAGCAAGTGTTGGCGTCGTTGGAGACCCGCCAGCCACTTCGTGCAGCGCCGCTCACCGTGCCCCCGCGCCGGCCCGAAAAACCCATCACCGTCGACCCGCCCGAGCGACCGCGCCGCCGCGTGAAGGAGCCGACGGGGCCGAGTTTGTTCGGGGACGGGCAGGAATAA
- a CDS encoding AAA family ATPase, protein MKILSVTPVHKPSYFDGLQPLNINGLGRVVILVGPNGSGKTRVIRRIIQLNGQSREQAEILGFHIDGLQYGANVSVAYYSFHANALTDPAQLNNKQLEATVTQAQSLGLQNVGNGAAAYIQAFQDRWFEVTHPYFSGDSTTRDRVTKSYLELCSQLELLLNEKLSRNTDGLATLFGRPIADAVLSDGQRSLLTWAIALHAQGVKLGNVLLVMDEPENHLHPDAALQVICRAIETNPSGQVWIGTHSLPLLAGLESKYREEVSIFFMNAGSAKYAGREPEKIVLSLMGGEENVQAVRDFLDLPEVLAANNFAAECLRQPPVVAGASPDDPQVKAVKDCLPQVAGRLSKVLDFGAGDGRLVESLAAIHGPLDEALDYVAWDIPESKGDRCESALKRAYRNLDLGHRRFTNRDALFGKHPPGTFDAVVMCNVLHEIDPSEWPAVFDKNGMVAQALGPDGTFVVVEDYLMPKGEHAHRYGFIVLNTESLIALFGAGPRDEIEVRESEGRYKGRIRAHVVPKRLLSNVTKDTRRKALELAQRRASEEIHGLRGQNKHDFRSGQAHAFWVQQYANTSLALNDL, encoded by the coding sequence ATGAAAATCTTGTCTGTCACACCAGTTCACAAACCATCATACTTCGACGGACTTCAACCACTCAATATAAATGGGCTTGGAAGAGTTGTCATTCTTGTCGGACCGAACGGTTCTGGAAAGACCAGAGTAATCCGCCGAATTATTCAATTAAATGGCCAGTCACGCGAGCAAGCTGAAATCTTAGGTTTCCATATTGATGGACTGCAATATGGTGCAAATGTATCTGTTGCTTATTACTCTTTTCACGCAAATGCACTCACTGATCCGGCACAGTTAAATAACAAACAACTGGAAGCCACGGTAACACAAGCCCAATCTCTTGGGCTACAAAACGTCGGTAATGGAGCGGCGGCCTACATCCAAGCATTCCAGGATCGCTGGTTTGAAGTCACGCACCCTTATTTCAGCGGAGATTCTACTACTCGCGATAGGGTGACAAAAAGCTATCTAGAATTATGCAGCCAGTTAGAATTGTTACTCAATGAAAAGTTGAGTCGTAACACAGATGGTTTGGCAACACTTTTTGGCCGCCCTATTGCAGATGCTGTACTTTCGGACGGACAACGATCTCTGTTGACTTGGGCTATTGCCTTGCACGCCCAAGGCGTAAAATTGGGCAACGTCTTATTGGTCATGGATGAACCGGAGAATCATCTTCATCCAGACGCTGCGCTTCAAGTAATATGCCGAGCAATCGAAACGAATCCGAGTGGCCAAGTTTGGATTGGGACACATTCGCTGCCACTACTGGCAGGGTTGGAGTCGAAGTACCGCGAAGAAGTTTCCATTTTCTTCATGAACGCGGGTAGTGCCAAGTATGCTGGCCGAGAACCAGAGAAAATCGTTCTTTCTCTTATGGGCGGTGAAGAGAACGTCCAGGCAGTGCGAGATTTTTTGGACTTGCCGGAAGTCCTGGCCGCAAACAACTTCGCGGCTGAATGCTTGCGACAGCCGCCTGTGGTTGCCGGTGCGAGTCCGGATGATCCCCAAGTGAAGGCAGTCAAAGATTGCCTTCCACAAGTCGCCGGCAGATTGTCCAAGGTTCTCGACTTTGGGGCCGGTGACGGGCGACTGGTTGAGAGCTTAGCCGCCATCCATGGCCCGCTCGATGAAGCATTGGACTACGTCGCCTGGGACATTCCTGAATCGAAAGGGGATCGATGTGAATCGGCCTTAAAGAGGGCGTACCGTAATCTCGATCTCGGGCACCGTCGGTTTACAAATCGCGATGCGCTATTCGGCAAACATCCACCCGGAACGTTTGATGCTGTGGTCATGTGCAACGTGCTGCACGAAATCGATCCGAGTGAGTGGCCGGCAGTATTTGATAAGAACGGAATGGTAGCTCAAGCCCTTGGACCCGACGGCACTTTTGTCGTGGTGGAAGACTATCTGATGCCGAAGGGCGAACACGCTCACCGTTATGGGTTCATCGTGCTAAATACCGAATCGCTCATTGCGCTCTTCGGGGCTGGACCGCGGGATGAAATCGAAGTACGAGAGTCTGAGGGCCGTTACAAAGGCCGAATCCGTGCCCACGTTGTTCCTAAGCGACTTTTGAGCAACGTGACCAAGGACACACGACGGAAAGCTCTCGAACTGGCCCAACGGAGGGCGAGTGAAGAAATCCATGGCTTGCGCGGTCAGAACAAACACGACTTCAGGTCTGGACAGGCACACGCATTCTGGGTCCAACAGTATGCCAACACAAGCCTTGCCCTGAACGACCTGTAA
- a CDS encoding S1 family peptidase — MTARRLIAFAVVSALAFVAVPARGDKPAEAPAPKRVEPQYVDDADLLDQLVEKFGDLAKAEKCMDPTEMRKRIEKDFTYSIKATAPTEQRLDPEDVYEKILPSVFLVGSVVKNEDGDYQDGRLATAWVLAANGVLVTNWHVFDGAADDEHFAVMDHAGRAYPVKDILAVDRKADVAVFQVAAKNLKPLPLATRPARVGAWVGVLGHPGDRYFTFSQGTVSRYTQTKREDGEMERWMSITAEYAYGASGSPVLDRRGAVVGMAAMTESIDYPEDEPKPLDKDEKPKDKGDDKPKGKDDKPKGKGDDKIDPPMIRESRLQMVIKLTTPAAEIRSVIEAGE; from the coding sequence ATGACCGCACGCCGACTGATCGCCTTCGCCGTGGTGTCCGCACTCGCCTTCGTGGCCGTCCCCGCGCGGGGGGACAAGCCGGCGGAGGCGCCCGCCCCCAAGCGGGTCGAGCCGCAGTACGTGGACGACGCGGACCTGCTCGACCAGCTCGTCGAGAAGTTCGGCGACCTGGCGAAGGCCGAGAAGTGCATGGACCCGACCGAGATGCGGAAGCGGATCGAGAAGGACTTCACTTATTCGATCAAAGCCACCGCCCCGACGGAACAGCGGCTCGACCCGGAAGACGTGTACGAGAAGATCCTGCCGAGCGTCTTCCTCGTCGGCTCGGTGGTCAAGAACGAGGACGGCGATTACCAGGACGGCCGCCTGGCGACCGCGTGGGTGCTGGCCGCCAACGGCGTCCTCGTCACCAACTGGCACGTCTTCGACGGTGCGGCGGACGACGAGCACTTCGCGGTCATGGACCACGCGGGCCGGGCCTACCCTGTGAAAGACATCCTCGCGGTCGACCGCAAGGCGGACGTCGCGGTCTTCCAGGTGGCGGCGAAGAACCTGAAGCCGCTCCCGCTGGCCACCCGGCCGGCGCGGGTCGGGGCGTGGGTCGGCGTCCTCGGGCACCCGGGCGACCGCTACTTCACGTTCAGCCAGGGAACGGTTTCCCGGTACACGCAGACGAAGCGGGAAGACGGCGAGATGGAGCGGTGGATGTCGATCACGGCCGAGTACGCCTACGGCGCGAGCGGGTCGCCGGTCCTCGACCGCCGCGGGGCGGTGGTCGGGATGGCCGCGATGACCGAGAGCATCGACTACCCCGAAGACGAGCCCAAGCCCCTCGACAAGGACGAGAAGCCCAAGGATAAAGGGGACGACAAGCCCAAAGGCAAAGACGACAAGCCCAAGGGTAAAGGGGACGATAAGATCGACCCGCCGATGATACGGGAATCGCGCCTCCAGATGGTCATCAAACTGACCACGCCGGCGGCCGAGATCCGCTCGGTGATCGAGGCGGGGGAGTAG